A window of the Dictyostelium discoideum AX4 chromosome 4 chromosome, whole genome shotgun sequence genome harbors these coding sequences:
- a CDS encoding NEK family protein kinase — protein sequence MIKKKNSPADKYLIKSQIGSGSYGNTFKVTHKESGQVFCKKSIQVNNQENIEKVLEEGKILTVMDHVNVVKLNDSFFENGNYVIIMEFAENGDLFQKIENQKRSGKPFSDFEIMHYFCQLVIALNYIHSQNIIHRDIKPKNIVLSSSDSGSGSGSGSGSSNDSIPLLKIADFGVSKLMSETDLYANTTAGTPQYVSYEICNKKPYTNKTDIWSLGVVLYELMTLSLPFDGRKETVMRNIQTESTIFKPVNHPNEELSSLLFKLLNKNPESRFSTQQILEQVFIREFIENHMVDFYKRFNFSIDGIFKVISKKLNLAGLNLTKEEKDNLEHKFIFTKMQEMKDRMKAFDTNHINKNQQQQSPQKLENNNNNNNDNNNNNNNNNNNNNNNNNNNNNNNNNNNNNNNNNNNNNNDKNNNINNNVNYNVLKKVSVELGFNLDNYCYDTDGMLIELVRSKLEGKDRKTYSKCYNYLSNKQSAFTNTNNEY from the exons atgattaaaaaaaagaactcTCCAGCAGATAAGTACCTAATAAAAAGTCAAATTGGATCAGGATCATATGGAAATACATTTAAAG ttaccCACAAAGAAAGTGGTCAAgtattttgtaaaaaatcaatacaaGTAAATAATCAAGAGAATATTGAAAAAGTATTAGAAGAAGGTAAAATTTTAACAGTGATGGATCATGTTAATGTGGTTAAATTGAATGATTCATTCTTTGAGAATGGTAATTATGTAATTATAATGGAATTTGCAGAGAATGGagatttatttcaaaaaattgaaaatcaaaaaagaagTGGTAAACCATTTtcagattttgaaattatgcATTACTTTTGTCAATTAGTTATTgcattaaattatattcattCACAAAATATAATTCACAGGGATATAAAACCAAAGAATATAGTTTTATCAAGTAGtgatagtggtagtggtagtggtagtggtagtggtagtagtaatgATTCAATACCGTTATTAAAGATTGCAGATTTTGgtgtttcaaaattaatgTCTGAAACTGATCTATACGCAAATACAACTGCTGGTACTCCACAATATGTTTCCTACGAAATATGTAATAAAAAACCATACACTAACAAAACGGATATTTGGTCTTTAGGCGTCGTATTATATGAATTAATGACCTTATCATTACCATTTGATGGTAGAAAAGAAACTGTAATGAGAAACATTCAAACTGAATCTACTATATTTAAACCAGTTAATCA tCCCAATGAAGAATTaagttcattattatttaaattattaaataagaATCCAGAATCAAGATTTTCAACTCAACAAATTTTAGAACAAGTTTTTATTAGAGAATTTATTGAGAATCATATGGTTGATTTCTATAAAAGATTTAACTTTAGTATAGATGGTATTTTTAAAGTTATctcaaagaaattaaatttggctggtttaaatttaacaaaagaagaaaaagataatttagaacataaattcatttttacaaaaatgCAAGAAATGAAAGATAGAATGAAAGCTTTTGATACTAatcatattaataaaaatcaacaacaacaatcacctcaaaaattggaaaataataataataataataatgataataataataataataataacaataataataataataataataataataataataataataataataataataataataataataataataataataataataataataataatgataaaaataataatataaataataatgtgaattataatgttttaaaaaaagtatcaGTTGAATTAGGTTTTAATTTAgataattattgttatgaTACAGATGGAATGTTAATTGAATTAGTTCGTAGTAAATTAGAGGGAAAAGATAGGAAAACCTATTCAAAatgttataattatttaagtAATAAACAATCTGCCTTTACAAATACGAATAAcgaatattaa